A stretch of the Medicago truncatula cultivar Jemalong A17 chromosome 5, MtrunA17r5.0-ANR, whole genome shotgun sequence genome encodes the following:
- the LOC11407885 gene encoding putative disease resistance protein RGA3 isoform X2 — MADALIGVVFDNLKSLLQNEFATISGIKSKAQKLSDTLDMIKAVLEDAEKKQVTDCSIKVWLQQLKDVVYVLDDILDECSIKSSRLRGLTSLKFRHEIGNRLEEINGRLDDIADRRKKFFLQEGTGTVRESPNDVAEWRQTSAIITEPKVFGREDDKKKIIQFLLTQAKDSDFLSIYPVFGLGGLGKTTLLQSVYNDVTVSSNFNTKVWVCVSENFSVNRILCSIIQFITEKKYDGFDLNVTQKKVQELLQGKIYLLVLDDVWNQNEQLESGLTREKWNTLKSVLSCGSKGSSILVSTRDEVVATITKTRETHRLSGLSEDECWLLFKQYAFGHYREESTKLVKIGKEIVKKCNGLPLAAKALGGLMSSRNEEEEWLEIKDSELWALPQEILPALRLSYFYLTPTLKQCFSFCAIFPKDGEILKEELIQL; from the coding sequence ATGGCTGATGCGTTGATCGGAGTTGTGTTTGATAACTTGAAGTCTCTCCTACAAAATGAATTTGCAACCATTTCTGGAATCAAGTCAAAGGCTCAAAAGCTGTCAGACACCTTAGATATGATCAAAGCCGTTCTTGAAGATGCTGAGAAGAAACAAGTCACAGACTGCTCTATTAAGGTATGGCTGCAACAACTCAAAGATGTTGTTTATGTGCTCGATGATATCCTTGATGAGTGCTCGATCAAGTCTAGTCGACTGAGAGGATTAACCTCTCTCAAGTTTCGCCATGAGATCGGTAACAGGTTGGAAGAGATTAACGGGAGGTTGGATGATATTGCTGATAGGAGGAAGAAGTTTTTTCTGCAGGAAGGTACTGGAACTGTTCGGGAAAGCCCAAATGACGTAGCTGAATGGCGTCAAACCAGCGCTATTATTACTGAACCAAAAGTGTTTGGACGAGAAGAcgataaaaagaagattatccAGTTTCTTCTCACCCAAGCAAAGGACTCCGACTTCCTTTCCATCTATCCCGTTTTTGGGTTAGGTGGTCTTGGAAAAACCACTCTTCTTCAATCGGTCTACAATGATGTTACCGTGAGTAGCAATTTTAATACTAAAGTTTGGGTTTGTGTTTCTGAGAATTTCTCTGTCAACAGGATTTTGTGTTCCATTATACAATTTATCACAGAAAAGAAGTATGATGGCTTTGATTTAAATGTAACACAGAAAAAGGTGCAGGAATTGTTACAAGGTAAAATATATTTGCTAGTTTTGGATGATGTGTGGAATCAAAATGAACAATTGGAATCAGGGTTAACACGAGAGAAATGGAACACATTGAAATCTGTGTTGTCATGTGGATCCAAAGGTAGTTCCATTTTAGTATCCACTCGTGATGAGGTTGTTgcaacaatcacaaaaacaagggAAACTCACCGTTTATCTGGTCTCTCCGAGGATGAATGTTGGTTGTTGTTCAAACAATATGCATTTGGACATTATAGAGAAGAGAGTACAAagcttgtgaaaataggaaAGGAGATTGTAAAGAAATGTAATGGATTGCCTCTTGCAGCGAAAGCATTGGGAGGTTTAATGAGCTCAAGGAATGAAGAAGAGGAATGGCTTGAAATTAAAGATAGCGAGCTTTGGGCCTTGCCACAAGAAATTTTGCCTGCTTTGAGGTTGAGTTACTTTTATTTAACACCAACTCTAAAACAATGTTTCTCTTTTTGTGCTATATTTCCCAAAGATGGAGAAATCCTGAAGGAAGAATTGATTCAGCTCTGA
- the LOC11407885 gene encoding putative disease resistance protein RGA1 isoform X1, whose protein sequence is MANGFIAKRKLEVEDVGNMVWKELYQKSFFQDSKMDEYSGDISFKMHDLVHDLAQSVMGPECMYLENKNMTSLSKSTHHIGFDYKDLLSFDKNAFKKVESLRTLFQLSYYAKKKHDNFPTYLSLRVLCTSFIRMPSLGSLIHLRYLELRSLDIKNLPDSIYNLKKLEILKIKHCRKLSCLPKHLACLQNLRHIVIKECRSLSLMFPNIGKLTCLRTLSVYIVSLEKGNSLTELRDLNLGGKLSIQHLNNVGSLSEAEAANLMGKKDLHELCLSWISQHESIISAEQVLEVLQPHSNLKCLKISFYEGLSLPSWIILLSNLISLELRNCNKIVRLPLLGKLPYLKKLELFEMDNLKYLDDDESEDGMEVRVFPSLEVLQLSCLPNIEGLLKVERGEMFPCLSSLDIWKCPKLGLPCLPSLKDLFVWECNNELLRSISTFRGLTQLKLIHGFGITSFPEGMFKNLTSLQSLSVNSFPQLESLPETNWEGLQSLRFLKIHRCEGLRCLPEGIRHLTSLEVLNIYKCPTLEERCKEGTGEDWDKIAHIPKRVIF, encoded by the coding sequence ATGGCTAATGGATTTATTGCAAAGAGGAAATTAGAGGTTGAAGATGTTGGAAACATGGTTTGGAAGGAATTgtaccaaaaatcattttttcaagACAGCAAAATGGATGAATATTCTGGAGACATTTCTTTCAAGATGCATGATCTTGTCCATGATCTCGCTCAATCAGTAATGGGGCCAGAATGTATGTATTTGGAGAACAAAAACATGACCAGTTTGTCAAAAAGCACACACCACATTGGTTTTGACTACAAAGACTTGTTATCCTTTGATAAGAATGCTTTCAAAAAAGTTGAATCCTTGAGAACATTGTTTCAGTTGAGTTATTATgccaaaaaaaaacatgataactTCCCAACATACCTTTCTCTTCGGGTTTTATGCACATCCTTTATCCGGATGCCATCACTAGGGAGTTTAATTCATTTAAGGTATTTGGAACTTCGTTCTCTTGACATCAAAAATTTGCCTGACTCAATTTACAACCTAAAAAAGCTGgaaatcttgaaaataaaacattGTCGTAAACTGAGTTGTCTCCCAAAACACTTGGCTTGCTTACAAAATCTTAGACATATAGTCATTAAAGAATGTCGGTCTTTGTCTCTCATGTTTCCTAACATTGGAAAATTAACTTGTCTAAGAACATTAAGTGTGTATATTGTTAGTTTAGAGAAAGGGAATAGCTTGACAGAGTTACGTGATCTAAACCTCGGTGGAAAACTGAGTATCCAACACTTAAACAATGTTGGCAGTTTATCTGAAGCTGAAGCGGCTAATTTGATGGGTAAAAAAGACCTTCATGAATTATGCTTGTCATGGATATCCCAACATGAATCTATAATTAGTGCTGAGCAAGTACTTGAAGTGCTTCAACCTCACTCAAATCTCAAGTGCTTGAAAATAAGTTTCTATGAGGGATTATCCTTACCAAGTTGGATAATTCTTCTTAGTAATTTAATTTCTCTTGAACTTCGGAATTGCAACAAAATTGTGCGGCTTCCGTTACTTGGTAAACTACCATATCTAAAAAAACTGGAATTATTCGAAATGGATAATCTGAAATACTTGGATGATGATGAATCTGAGGATGGTATGGAGGTGAGGGTTTTCCCATCTCTAGAGGTACTCCAATTATCTTGTCTACCAAACATAGAGGGGTTATTGAAAGTGGAAAGAGGGGAGATGTTTCCTTGTCTTTCTAGTTTGGATATCTGGAAATGCCCTAAACTTGGACTGCCATGTCTTCCATCTCTTAAAGACCTCTTTGTATGGGAATGTAACAATGAGTTACTGAGGTCAATCTCTACCTTCCGTGGTCTTACTCAGCTTAAACTAATTCACGGTTTCGGAATAACATCCTTCCCAGAGGGGATGTTCAAAAACCTTACTTCTCTTCAATCTCTGTCTGTAAATAGTTTCCCACAATTGGAGTCCTTACCAGAGACAAATTGGGAAGGTCTTCAATCCCTTCGATTTCTAAAGATTCATAGATGTGAAGGATTGCGATGCTTGCCGGAGGGTATTCGACACCTCACTTCTCTTGaggttttgaatatttataaatgTCCAACATTAGAGGAACGATGCAAAGAGGGAACAGGGGAGGATTGGGACAAGATAGCTCATATTCCAAAAAGAGTGATTTTTTAG